Part of the Planctomycetota bacterium genome is shown below.
GGCCGAGCGGAAGGGCGAAGGTCTGGAAGGGCTGCTCCGCGAGATCTTCCCGATCGTCAGCTACGACGGGCAGATCACGCTGGAGTATCTCTACTACGAGTTGGGCGAGCCCCGCTATGACCCGCAGGAATGCCGAGACCTGCGGCTGACGTACGGGCGCCCCTTCCGCATCCGCTGCCGGCTCAGCCGGAAAGACAGCAAGGACGTGCTGGAGGAGAGCATCTACGTCGGGGAAGTCCCCATCATGATCGGCGGCGGGGAGTTCATCATCAACGGGGCGGAGCGCGTCATCGTGAGCCAGTTGCACCGCTCCCCCGGCGTGGATTTCTCGATGACCCTGGAAGCGGGCGACCGCCGCCTCCATTCCTGCCGAATCATCCCGGAACGCGGTTCGTGGATCGAGACGAACGTCTCGAAGCGCGACGTGCTTCAGATGCGGATCGACCAGTCCTCCAAGATTCCGGTGACGGCTTTTCTGCGGGCAATGACGCCCGAGTACAGCGATACCGAGACGATCATCCGCCTCTTCTACGAGACGAAGCGCCTCGTGCTGTCGCAGGTGAAGCGCGGCACGCCGGTCCAGGACTTCTACGTCTCGACGCCGGTCGTGGACAAGGAGACGGGCGAAGTCGTTCTCGAAGCGGGCCAGCGCGTCGGTGAAAAGTGGGAGCATATCCGCAACTCGTCCATCAAGCAACTGGACGTCGTGGCCGACTCGCAGTGCGACCCCCTGATCCTGAACACGATTCAGGACGACAAGACGAAAACGCACGACGAGGCGGTGCTCTACATCTATGGGCGCCTCCGCGTCGGCAACCCGCCGAACCAGAACAAGGCCAGGCAACTCTTCCAGGAAAAGTTTTACGATGCGAACCGGTACCGGCTGGGGCGGGTCGGCCGCTTCCGCCTGAACCGCAAGTTCGGCACGAGCGTGCCGGAGGACGAAATGACCCTTCGGCCGGAGGACTTCATCGAGTGCCTCCGGTACATCATGAAACTGCGGGCGGGCGAAGGGGCGACCGACGACATCGACGACCTCGGGAACCGGCGCCTCCGGACGATTGACGAACTCGCCGGCGACGAGGTCCGAAAGGGGTTCCTGAAACTCCGCCGAACGGTCCAGGAGCGGATGAACCTGAAGGACCCGAAGGAACTGACGCCGCGGACGTTGGTCAACTCGAAGTCGGTCTCCAGTTCGATCGAGTTTTTCTTCGGTCGTTCGGAACTCTCGCAGGTGGTGGACCAGACGAACCCGCTGGCGCAGTTGGCGAACGAGCGTCGCCTGTCGGCGCTGGGCCCCGGGGGCCTGAATCGCAAGCGCGCGGGGTTCGAGGTCCGCGACGTCCACGTCTCCCACTACGGGCGCATCTGCCCGGTGGAGACGCCGGAAGGGACGAACATCGGCCTGATCGCCCAGTTGGGCATCTACGCGACGGTGGATCCGTATGGCTTCCTCATCACGCCGTACCGCGAGGTCGTGAAGGGCAAGGTGAACGGCCAGGTGCGGTGGATGCGGGCGGACGAGGAGATCGAGCACATCCTGGCGCCGGCCGACGTGCCGACCGACCCGGACGGCAAGATTCTGTCGGACGTGGTGGTGGCGCGCGTGGCGGGCGACTTTAAGCAAGTCCCCTCCGCGGACGTCCAGTACGTCGACATCAGCCCGAAGCAGTTGGTAGGGGTGTCGGCGAGCCTGATCCCGTTCCTGGAGCATGACGATGCGAACCGGGCGCTGATGGGATCGAACATGCAGCGCCAGGCGGTGCCGCTGCTCCAGCCGGAACCGGCGATAGTCGTGACGGGGATGGAAAAGCCCGTGGCGGAAAACTCAGGGATGGTCGTCCGCGCCCAGGAAGCGGGCGAGGTGGTGTACGTGGACGCCCGGCGAATCGTCGTGCGGAACCGCGACGGGTGGGAAACCGAATACGTCCTGCGGAAGTTCGTCGGCCTGAACGAGCGGACCTGCCTGAACCAGAAACCGATTGTGCGGGTCGGCCAGAAAGTGAAGACGGGGCAGGTGATTGCGGACGGCCCCGGGACGAAGGACGGCGAACTGGCGCTGGGGCGCAACGTTCTGGTGGCGTTCATGACGTGGGACGGCTTCAACTTCGAGGATGCCATCCTCGTCTCGGAAAACCTCCTGAAGGACGACCGGTTCACGAGCATCCACATCGACGAGTTCGAGGTGGAGGTGCGGGAGACGAAACTGGGGCGCGAGGAGTTTACGCGCGACATTCCGAACGTGTCGGAGCGTCAACTGCGGAACCTGGACGAGGAAGGCATCATCCGGACCGGGACGCGCGTGCAGCCCGGGGACATCCTGGTGGGGAAGGTGAGCCCGAAATCGAAGACGGAACTGTCGCCGGAGGAAAAACTCCTGCACGCGATCTTCGGGCGCGCGGGCGAGGACGTGAAGAAC
Proteins encoded:
- the rpoB gene encoding DNA-directed RNA polymerase subunit beta; the protein is AERKGEGLEGLLREIFPIVSYDGQITLEYLYYELGEPRYDPQECRDLRLTYGRPFRIRCRLSRKDSKDVLEESIYVGEVPIMIGGGEFIINGAERVIVSQLHRSPGVDFSMTLEAGDRRLHSCRIIPERGSWIETNVSKRDVLQMRIDQSSKIPVTAFLRAMTPEYSDTETIIRLFYETKRLVLSQVKRGTPVQDFYVSTPVVDKETGEVVLEAGQRVGEKWEHIRNSSIKQLDVVADSQCDPLILNTIQDDKTKTHDEAVLYIYGRLRVGNPPNQNKARQLFQEKFYDANRYRLGRVGRFRLNRKFGTSVPEDEMTLRPEDFIECLRYIMKLRAGEGATDDIDDLGNRRLRTIDELAGDEVRKGFLKLRRTVQERMNLKDPKELTPRTLVNSKSVSSSIEFFFGRSELSQVVDQTNPLAQLANERRLSALGPGGLNRKRAGFEVRDVHVSHYGRICPVETPEGTNIGLIAQLGIYATVDPYGFLITPYREVVKGKVNGQVRWMRADEEIEHILAPADVPTDPDGKILSDVVVARVAGDFKQVPSADVQYVDISPKQLVGVSASLIPFLEHDDANRALMGSNMQRQAVPLLQPEPAIVVTGMEKPVAENSGMVVRAQEAGEVVYVDARRIVVRNRDGWETEYVLRKFVGLNERTCLNQKPIVRVGQKVKTGQVIADGPGTKDGELALGRNVLVAFMTWDGFNFEDAILVSENLLKDDRFTSIHIDEFEVEVRETKLGREEFTRDIPNVSERQLRNLDEEGIIRTGTRVQPGDILVGKVSPKSKTELSPEEKLLHAIFGRAGEDVKNDSLTVPGGTEGIVIAAEKFSRVAHLSDSERRRRSREARRVAKEMDDRIVSAFRDLVDMLNATLRTKIADPETGVAYGEAKDPAEVLSQIERFDYEKIQTRSQSFDEGREIVRREWPKVEEMLDEKERQVARLKRGDELPTGVLEMAKVWIATKRTLSVGDKVAGRHGNKGVIARILPAEDMPFLPDGRPVEILLNPLGVPSRMNVGQILETHLGWAAKVLGFQAISPVFDGCKEDMIHDLLQEAGLPRDGKTALYDGRTGEPFDQAVTVGYIYMMKLHHLVDDKVHARATGPYSLITQQPLGGKARSGGQRFGEMEVWALEGYGAAYVLQELLTVKSDDVEGRTKIYESMVMGRNKLEAGTPVSFDVLTNEIKGLCLNMQLEKKRL